A part of Tessaracoccus timonensis genomic DNA contains:
- the pheA gene encoding prephenate dehydratase, with translation MHGYFGPAGTFTHQALLSITDAEAKPYSSVVGALAGVRSGEVEAAVVPIENSVEGGVSATLDELINGSPLMIRREILVPVSFGLYVRPGTTLADVRHVLTHGHAAAQCRRFLSGLSDATVTEAGSTAGAAKEVARDDSRHDAAVCARVAGQMYGLQELAWQIEDNSGAVTRFVEVCQAGEAPERTGADKTTLVAFMDEDRSGALLEILEQFKVRGVNLTRIESRPTKTSLGSYCFSIDAEGHVADQRIAETLEGLARICPRLYFLGSYPRADGRAPKLDDRFSDESFTEAERWLRSVSPGR, from the coding sequence ATGCACGGTTACTTCGGCCCCGCGGGCACGTTCACACACCAGGCGCTGCTGAGCATCACAGATGCGGAGGCGAAGCCGTATTCGTCGGTGGTGGGGGCCCTGGCGGGGGTGCGCTCGGGGGAAGTCGAGGCGGCGGTGGTGCCCATTGAGAACTCCGTGGAGGGCGGGGTGTCTGCCACGCTGGACGAACTCATCAACGGCTCGCCGCTCATGATTCGTCGAGAGATCTTGGTGCCGGTGTCGTTTGGGCTGTACGTCCGTCCGGGCACGACGCTCGCCGACGTGCGGCACGTGCTCACGCACGGGCATGCGGCGGCGCAGTGTCGTCGATTCCTGTCGGGGTTGAGCGACGCGACGGTCACCGAGGCCGGTTCGACGGCGGGCGCGGCGAAAGAGGTAGCCAGAGACGATTCGCGGCACGACGCGGCGGTGTGCGCTCGGGTGGCCGGGCAGATGTACGGGCTGCAGGAGCTGGCGTGGCAGATCGAGGACAATTCCGGAGCCGTGACGCGCTTCGTCGAGGTGTGTCAGGCGGGGGAAGCGCCGGAGCGCACTGGTGCGGACAAGACTACGCTCGTCGCGTTCATGGACGAGGACCGCTCAGGCGCGTTGCTCGAAATCCTGGAGCAGTTCAAGGTGCGCGGCGTGAACCTGACTCGCATCGAGTCGCGCCCGACGAAGACCTCGCTCGGCTCGTATTGTTTCTCCATCGACGCCGAGGGCCACGTCGCCGACCAGCGAATCGCCGAGACACTCGAAGGGCTCGCGCGCATCTGCCCGCGCCTGTACTTCCTCGGCTCCTACCCGCGCGCCGACGGGCGCGCCCCGAAATTGGACGACCGCTTCTCCGACGAGTCGTTCACCGAGGCCGAGCGTTGGCTCAGGTCGGTGTCTCCTGGGCGGTGA
- a CDS encoding S8 family serine peptidase — translation MKRRCTRVVAAVAAAVLGLSQCSTNAFATVTPFNPKECHVAAKGTAAPDQSWHFERLQMNRVWKLATGEGVTVAVIDTGTATEGSLYLQEADDKRFTAYDTLGGLKSNGNEQLDEFDCLHGTRVTSLLAGGRSKDGGPLDGRVEFSGIAPKAKVITYRSLFKSEAPKEGEEQTEMPLQPTTEAVLDAVKREVDVINLSQVVSNQVEGFENFRDAIQLAIDKGIVVVAAAGNSGQLQGAAAFPAAFPGVISVGSTTRNDTASEGSAAGGKVDIGAPGEGVQALDPSNYDTVRGIESQVYSGPITGTSYATPIVSGIVALMIEKQRADGLSRLTPAEVRQRLIETADPPPAANPDPRIGAGIVNPLRLLSGEVPQIYPNEGAATELPAKHYPPSKVVDQRPVVIGIVLGIVALMLVVGGIVLAIVVPQARKVSREERGLK, via the coding sequence GTGAAGCGACGGTGCACCCGCGTCGTCGCGGCGGTTGCGGCAGCGGTGCTGGGTCTCTCGCAGTGCTCCACGAACGCATTTGCCACAGTCACGCCCTTCAACCCGAAGGAGTGCCACGTCGCGGCGAAGGGCACGGCGGCGCCCGATCAGTCGTGGCACTTCGAGCGCCTGCAGATGAACCGCGTGTGGAAGCTCGCGACGGGCGAGGGCGTCACGGTTGCCGTCATCGACACCGGCACCGCGACGGAGGGGTCGCTGTACCTGCAGGAAGCCGACGACAAGCGCTTCACCGCCTACGACACGCTCGGCGGGCTGAAGAGCAACGGCAACGAGCAGCTCGACGAGTTCGACTGCCTGCACGGCACCAGGGTGACGTCGCTGCTTGCGGGCGGGCGGTCGAAGGATGGCGGGCCGCTGGATGGGCGCGTGGAGTTCTCCGGGATTGCTCCGAAGGCGAAGGTGATTACCTACCGTTCATTGTTCAAGTCGGAGGCTCCGAAGGAGGGCGAGGAGCAGACGGAGATGCCGCTCCAACCCACCACCGAGGCGGTGCTCGACGCGGTGAAACGGGAGGTCGACGTCATCAACCTCTCGCAGGTGGTGAGTAATCAGGTCGAGGGTTTCGAGAACTTCCGCGACGCCATCCAACTGGCGATTGACAAGGGCATAGTGGTGGTCGCTGCAGCGGGAAACAGTGGTCAGTTGCAGGGGGCTGCGGCGTTCCCGGCGGCGTTTCCGGGTGTGATCTCGGTGGGTTCGACGACGCGCAACGACACCGCGTCGGAGGGCAGTGCAGCAGGCGGGAAGGTCGATATCGGTGCGCCGGGCGAGGGGGTGCAGGCGCTGGACCCGTCGAACTACGACACCGTGCGCGGCATCGAGAGTCAGGTGTATTCCGGGCCCATCACCGGCACGAGTTACGCCACGCCCATCGTGAGTGGGATCGTCGCGTTGATGATTGAGAAACAGCGTGCCGACGGGCTGTCTCGCCTCACGCCGGCGGAGGTGCGGCAGCGGTTGATCGAGACGGCCGACCCGCCGCCGGCCGCCAACCCCGACCCGCGTATCGGGGCGGGCATCGTGAACCCGTTGCGGTTGCTGTCGGGTGAGGTGCCGCAGATTTACCCCAACGAAGGGGCGGCGACGGAGTTGCCCGCCAAGCACTACCCGCCGTCGAAGGTGGTGGATCAGCGACCGGTGGTGATCGGCATTGTGCTCGGTATCGTCGCGCTCATGCTGGTGGTGGGCGGCATCGTTCTGGCTATCGTCGTGCCGCAGGCGCGGAAGGTGTCCCGCGAGGAGCGTGGCCTCAAATGA
- the serS gene encoding serine--tRNA ligase: MIDPKLLRSDPDRIRRSQEARGESVEIVDELVAADEARRTSIARFEELRAQQKAAGKDVAKAKGDEKAALLASVKQLAADVKTAESAVNEAEERFTELFKSVGNIVLDGVPRGGEDDGEILDTVGTPRDFAAEGFKPKDHLELGEALGAIDMERGTKISGSRFYVLTGVGAQLELALLNLAMSKALEWGFTPMLPPALVKPSAMDGTGFLGQAADDVYHLERDDMYLVGTSEVALAAYHSGEILDDLPKQYAAYSPCFRREAGSYGKDTRGIFRVHWFDKVEMFVHCDPADAEQWHQKLLGWEREFLELLEIPYQVLDVASGDLGLSAARKYDCYAWLPTQQRYREVTSTSNCTDFQARRLGIRGRFDDGVKPIATLNGTLCAMTRIIITLLENHQQADGSVRVPEALRPFLGGMEALVPTAK, encoded by the coding sequence ATGATTGATCCCAAGCTGCTCCGCTCAGACCCCGACCGCATTCGCCGCTCGCAGGAAGCCCGCGGTGAGTCCGTCGAAATCGTGGACGAGCTCGTGGCAGCAGACGAGGCGCGCCGCACGTCGATCGCGCGTTTCGAAGAGCTGCGCGCGCAGCAAAAGGCTGCTGGCAAGGACGTCGCCAAGGCAAAGGGCGACGAAAAAGCGGCGCTGCTGGCGAGCGTCAAGCAGCTCGCCGCCGACGTGAAAACCGCCGAGAGCGCGGTGAACGAGGCCGAAGAGCGCTTCACCGAGCTGTTCAAGAGCGTCGGCAACATCGTCCTCGACGGGGTCCCTCGCGGTGGCGAGGACGACGGCGAGATCCTCGACACCGTCGGCACGCCCCGAGACTTCGCCGCCGAAGGGTTCAAGCCCAAAGACCACCTGGAGCTCGGCGAGGCGCTCGGCGCCATCGACATGGAGCGCGGCACCAAGATCTCCGGCTCGCGGTTCTACGTGCTCACCGGCGTGGGCGCGCAGCTCGAGCTGGCACTGCTCAACCTCGCCATGAGCAAGGCCCTCGAGTGGGGCTTCACACCCATGCTGCCGCCGGCGTTGGTGAAGCCGTCGGCGATGGATGGCACCGGATTCCTCGGTCAGGCCGCCGACGACGTCTACCACCTTGAGCGCGACGACATGTATCTCGTGGGCACCTCCGAGGTGGCGCTGGCCGCGTACCACTCGGGCGAAATCCTCGACGACCTGCCCAAGCAGTACGCCGCTTACTCGCCGTGCTTCCGCCGTGAGGCCGGCTCCTACGGCAAAGACACGCGCGGTATTTTCCGCGTCCACTGGTTCGACAAAGTGGAGATGTTCGTCCACTGCGACCCCGCCGACGCCGAACAGTGGCACCAGAAGTTGCTCGGCTGGGAGCGCGAATTCCTGGAGCTGCTCGAGATCCCGTACCAGGTGCTCGACGTCGCCTCCGGCGACCTCGGTCTCTCCGCCGCCCGTAAGTACGACTGCTACGCCTGGCTACCCACACAGCAGCGGTACCGCGAGGTGACGTCGACGTCGAACTGCACTGATTTCCAGGCCCGCCGCCTCGGCATTCGCGGACGATTCGACGACGGTGTGAAGCCCATTGCGACGTTGAACGGCACCCTGTGCGCCATGACCCGCATCATCATCACGCTGCTCGAGAACCACCAGCAGGCCGACGGGTCGGTGCGCGTGCCAGAAGCACTTCGGCCATTCCTCGGCGGCATGGAGGCCCTCGTTCCCACCGCGAAGTAG
- a CDS encoding diacylglycerol kinase family protein: MQQLRRSGFTLASAALLALVFAVWTVWLPPAVDGWWRVAPPEPTSNLGQVLAIVAGVTAWPVLLVITAAVAWWMSRRRFYTASGAVLLSFVLTLSLTTLMRHSIGRARPTSPFADAITQQGFGYPSVHVAMWTAGAVMVATLRSTMRRRVWPGVVAGAAAVVVVAVNRLWMGAHQVTDVVGGALLGGFAASLANLLADVHVVRRSIRGDDLAAAVIYNPVKVVGIETFRGLVQQTLEDYGYERVVWLPTEADDPGVAMARRALDADVDVVLVAGGDGTVRVVLGEFADTGQKVAILPSGTGNLLAKNLGIPLDVEQALRLGLEKAPTAIDLIEVQLPDGVQFAAVLAGVGIDANIMNDTDEDLKKAVGVVAYVMAGARHLDANPMRVRLTVDDQPPVEVDASLVSIGNVGELEKGVSLMPEASARDGVLDVLVATPSTRLDMAQMISDVLFEAGDGPNIARYTGSQLRLEVPEGAACQIDGDVVGDVTDVTFQVRPEAVQLALP; the protein is encoded by the coding sequence ATGCAGCAACTTCGTCGAAGCGGTTTCACGCTCGCTTCCGCCGCGCTCCTGGCGCTCGTCTTCGCAGTGTGGACTGTGTGGTTGCCCCCAGCCGTCGATGGGTGGTGGCGGGTAGCTCCGCCGGAGCCGACGTCGAATCTGGGCCAGGTGCTCGCCATCGTGGCGGGCGTGACTGCGTGGCCGGTGCTGCTCGTCATCACGGCGGCGGTGGCCTGGTGGATGTCCAGGCGGCGGTTTTATACCGCCTCGGGTGCGGTGCTGCTGTCGTTCGTGCTGACGCTGAGCCTCACCACCTTGATGCGCCATAGCATCGGCAGGGCGCGTCCGACGTCGCCGTTTGCGGATGCCATCACGCAGCAGGGGTTCGGGTACCCGTCGGTGCACGTGGCGATGTGGACGGCCGGTGCCGTGATGGTGGCGACGTTGCGGTCGACGATGCGCCGTCGGGTGTGGCCGGGCGTGGTTGCGGGCGCGGCGGCGGTGGTTGTCGTCGCGGTCAATCGGCTGTGGATGGGTGCGCATCAGGTGACCGACGTTGTGGGCGGCGCCCTGCTGGGCGGGTTCGCGGCGAGCCTCGCCAACCTCCTGGCCGACGTGCATGTCGTGCGCAGGTCGATCCGCGGCGACGATCTGGCCGCGGCGGTCATCTACAACCCCGTCAAGGTCGTCGGGATAGAAACGTTCCGCGGCCTGGTGCAGCAGACCCTCGAAGATTACGGCTACGAGCGCGTCGTGTGGCTGCCAACCGAGGCCGACGACCCTGGCGTCGCCATGGCGCGTCGGGCGCTCGACGCGGACGTCGACGTGGTGCTCGTCGCCGGCGGTGACGGCACGGTGCGCGTGGTGTTGGGAGAGTTCGCCGACACCGGGCAGAAGGTGGCGATCCTCCCGTCGGGCACCGGCAACCTACTCGCGAAGAACCTGGGCATCCCGCTCGACGTGGAGCAGGCGCTGCGGCTGGGGCTGGAGAAGGCTCCTACCGCGATTGACCTGATCGAGGTGCAATTGCCCGACGGTGTGCAGTTCGCCGCCGTGCTCGCCGGCGTGGGCATCGACGCGAACATCATGAATGACACCGACGAGGACCTCAAGAAGGCTGTCGGGGTGGTGGCATACGTGATGGCCGGCGCTCGACACCTCGACGCCAACCCGATGCGGGTGCGGCTTACCGTCGACGATCAGCCACCCGTGGAAGTGGACGCGTCGCTAGTGTCGATCGGCAACGTCGGCGAACTTGAGAAAGGTGTCTCGCTGATGCCTGAGGCGAGCGCCCGCGACGGTGTGCTCGACGTGCTCGTCGCCACGCCCAGCACGCGGCTCGACATGGCGCAGATGATCAGCGACGTGCTCTTCGAGGCCGGCGACGGGCCCAACATCGCCCGCTACACCGGTAGTCAGCTGCGTCTCGAGGTGCCCGAGGGCGCGGCCTGCCAGATCGACGGCGACGTCGTCGGGGACGTCACCGACGTCACGTTCCAGGTGCGCCCCGAGGCCGTGCAGCTGGCGCTGCCGTAG